A DNA window from Engystomops pustulosus chromosome 6, aEngPut4.maternal, whole genome shotgun sequence contains the following coding sequences:
- the UBE2Z gene encoding ubiquitin-conjugating enzyme E2 Z, with product MAESPAAEAIILQGAVGGGLVPHLSGLQPPGTSHLTTSSVWDPTASADWDNERASAQCVLRIKRDIMSIYKEPPPGMFVVPDPHDMTKIHALITGPFDTPYEGGFFLFLFRCPPDYPIHPPRVKLMTTGNNTVRFNPNFYRNGKVCLSILGTWTGPAWSPAQSLSSVLISIQSLMTENPYHNEPGFEQERHSGDSKNYNECIRHETIRVAVCEMLEGKCQCPEALRSVMEKSFLEYYDFYEVVCKDRFHLQGQSMQDPFGEKRGHFDYQSLLSRLQLIHQRVREKHRHETVDIDSDSSSSETDMDTQGSSNP from the exons ATGGCGGAGAGTCCGGCGGCGGAGGCGATTATCCTGCAGGGGGCGGTCGGGGGAGGGCTGGTCCCCCACCTCAGCGGCCTCCAGCCCCCCGGCACCTCGCACCTCACTACATCATCCGTGTGGGACCCCACAGCCAGCGCTGACTGGGACAACGAGAGGGCGTCAGCGCAGTGTGTGCTGCGGATTAAGCG tgatattatgtcaATTTATAAAGAGCCTCCACCGGGGATGTTTGTGGTGCCTGATCCCCACGACATGACAAAG ATCCACGCACTCATCACAGGGCCGTTCGATACACCTTATGAAGGCGGCTTCTTCCTGTTCTTGTTTCGGTGTCCCCCAGATTATCCCATTCACCCCCCTAGAGTGAAACTGATGACAACTGGTAACAATACTGTCAGGTTTAACCCTAACTTCTATCGCAATGGCAAAGTCTGTCTGAGCATTCTTGG TACCTGGACAGGACCTGCTTGGAGTCCAGCTCAGAGCTTGTCTTCAGTGCTCATCTCTATCCAGTCCCTGATGACAGAAAACCCATATCACAATGAGCCTGGGTTTGAACAG GAAAGACATTCGGGAGACAGCAAGAACTACAATGAGTGCATTCGTCACGAGACCATAAGAGTGGCAGTATGTGAAATGCTAGAGGGAAAGTGCCAGTGTCCTGAGGCCTTACG GAGTGTAATGGAAAAATCCTTCTTGGAATACTATGACTTTTATGAAGTGGTTTGCAAAGACAGGTTTCACTTACAAGGACAAAGCATGCAG GACCCATTTGGCGAGAAAAGAGGACACTTTGACTACCAGTCTCTTCTCAGTCGTCTGCAACTAATCCATCAGAGAGTACGAGAAAAACACCGGCACGAGACTGTGGATATAGACTCGGACTCCAGCTCTTCTGAGACAGACATGGACACACAAGGAAGTTCAAACCCATAA